In Gracilibacillus salitolerans, the sequence AGCTATGATTCCTGGATTTAATAACATAATCATTAGAATTACTACGACTAGATTTGGAATACCGGATAACACTTCAATAATTCGTTGCATAATATTATCTGTGCGGCCACCATAATAACCGGAGACTCCGCCATATAAAACACCGATAACCATGTCAATCATAGCAGCAAGAAAGCCTATATATAAAGAAATCTGTGTACCTCTCCAAATTCTAGTCCATAAATCTCGCCCCATGCTATCTGTTCCGAACCAGAAATATTCTTCATCATAGCCTTTTGCAGCATACACATCTACTTCCATAGCTACTGTATAATAACCATTTTCGCTTTCTTCGGGAGTTAAAACAATATCCGTGTTCTGAATATATTGTTCTTCTATTTCATAGCCTTCTAAACCTCGATCAATTGCATCTTGCTCAGAAGTACCTTCCACCTCATATGTTTGCATGCCATCAAGCCCCATCCATTCTAGGCCTTTTACCTTAGGTGGCATATAAGCGGCATCATAATCAGCTCCATCAAATGAATAATCATTTAACCATGGACCCACGAATGCTAGTAAAATGATAAAAGCTAAAACGACTAATCCAGAGATAGCCCCTTTATTTTTACCCAGTCGTAACCAAGCATCTTTCCAATAAGAGAGTTGGGGACGTGATAATTCTTCACTAATATCATCTTTTAAATGGACTTGCTTAAACTTTTCTGGATCATATTGTTTATTCTGATTGTCCATTAGTCCTTCCCTCCCGTTATTCGAATTCTTGGATCAATTAGACCATATAATAAATCAACAATTAAGATGACAACAATAAACATCACTGAAAAAAGCATCGTTGTACCCATGATGACAGGGTAGTCATTTGTATTAATCGAGCGAACAAATTGCTCCCCAATTCCTGGTACCGCGAAAATCTGTTCAATTACTAACGTACCTGTCATTAAACTTACAGTCATTGGACCTAAAACTGTAATGACGGGAATCAATGCATTTCGTAATGCATGTTTAAACATAATCGTATTATTTGAAACACCTTTCGCTCGTGCCAATTCAATATAATCAGACCCTAATACTTCAAGCATTTCTGATCGCATAAAACGTGCACAGATTGCCATTGGGAAAATCATTAATGCAATAGTTGGTAATACCGTATAAATAGGCCCCTCCCAGAAAGATACAGGAAATAGCCTCCATTGCACAGCTAAATAATATTGCAGTAGACCCGCAAACACAAACGATGGAATGGAAATACCAATTACAGCTAACACGTTTGAAGTGTAATCCCACCAAGTATTATGTCTAATTGCTGCCGTCATACCTAAAATAATTCCCAATAAAGAACCTATGATCAGAGCTTGAGCACCTAAATGAGCAGATGGACCCAATCTGCTTAGTATAATGTCTGTTACACTCCTGTTATCATATTGAAAAGACACGCCTAAATCTCCCTGGACCATCCCAGCCATATACTTCGCATACTGAACAGGTACTGGTTCATCCAGGCCATACTTCTCCATCAATAATTGTTCTTGTGCTTCTGTCATTTTGCCACCTAGGTCATTGAATGGAGAACCTGGCAACAACTTCATAAGAAAAAAAGTAGCCGTTGCGATAATAAATAATGTAATGACCATATAAATAATACGTTGAAAAATATATTTAACCATATCTTCCACCTCCTATAATACATCTTTATATAAAAAAGCGAAAAGAGAGTATAGCGATTATCCCCATCGATAGCTATACTCCCTCTCGCCTTTACAGTTATAATGTTCTATTATTCAATATCAACATATTTGTAACTGTAGTTATTTCCATAAGGATTTAGTTGATCTAAACCTTTCACGTTTCCTTTATATAATACAGACGTTTTTCGTTGCATAATTGGAGAAATCACAGCGTCTTCTAATGCAATTTTTTCAGCTTCTTGCATCGCTTCAAATCTAGCGACAGGGTCATTAGCCAATTCACCTTTAACAGCTTTAACGATTTCGTCATATTCTTCGTTAGAGTAACCAACATCATTATTTTCTCCATCTGTTACCCAAAGATCGACAAATGAGATAGCATCTTTATAGTCAGGGCCCCAACCAGAAACTGCTAAATCATATTCCTTCTCACGCATAAGTTCTAATTGTCTAGACCATGGCACATTATTAGCTTCAATTGATAAACCTTCTAAATTCTTTTCAAGCTCTGTCTTCATAAATTCACTAATATTTTTAGCAACATCATCATCTTGACTTAGGAAGCTCAATGTTACCTCATCAAATCCTAACTCTTCTTTAGCTGCTTCCCAATATTCTTGTGCTGCTTCCACATCATAGCTTAATTCTTCATTACCAGTTTGGAAGTCCTCACCAGTTTCTGGGTGTTCTACAAAATTAGATGGAACAAAATAATCTACCGGTTCCGAGTCATTTCCATATACAACATCAACATATGCTTCATTATCGAAAGCTTTTGCTAATGCTTTTCTGAAATTCAAGTTTTCCATATATTCACTATTTTCAACTGATTCCTGGTTCATTTTTAACCAGAATACACTAGATTCTGTTAATGAATGATAGTCAGGACTAGTTTGGTTATCACTGACTTGTGAACCTGACAATGAAACACGGTCTAAATCCCCTACTTCATAGTTAGAAAGCTGTGTATCTGAGTCCTTAATAACTTTAACAGAAATACCATCTAATGCTACATTTTCTGCATCCCAATAGCTTTCATTTTTCTCAACTGTCCAGCCTTCTTCTGATTTCCATTCTGTCATTTTAAACGGGCCATTTGATAAAATGCTATCAGGTGATAGAGAAAAATCATCGCCTTGTTCTTCTAAAAACTCTTGATGAACAGGTAAGAAGTTAGCGTTTGTTACATAAGAATCAAAATATGCAACCGGTGTTTCAAGTTCTACAACAAATGTATTATCATCCGGAGCACTAACACCTAATTCTTCTGGGTCCATCTCTCCAGCAAAAATTGCTTCTGAATTTTTAATTTTTCCACTCATTAAGTAATTTCCATAGAAAGAACCATTATCTGGATTGGTTGCACGTTGCCAACCATATACAAAATCTTGCGCAGTTACCGGATCGCCATTCTCCCATTCCGCATCTTCACGTAAATGGAACGTATATGTTAACCCATCTTCACTTACTTCTGTTTCTTCCATTTTTGCAATACCGGAAACTATTTCCCCTCCCGGTGCTTGACGATACAATCCTTCATAAACAGTATCGATCCATTGAGTTGATACATTATCTTCCGTCATGATTGGATCCATCGTCGGAATATCCGATCTTTCCGCTATATTTAAAATCTTTTCTTCTTCTTCTGTGCTATCGCTTCCACTTGAGCATGCAACTAAAACTAATCCTAAAATCATCGCTAATACCAGCAAAGACCATTTGTTATGTCTCATTAATCATAATACCCCCTATAATTTTTATTTTGAAATGAAGACAAAACTCATAATTGGTATTATACATTTAATTTTCACACAATTCACTAAATTTTTTCGCCATATTTCAACAAAAAGCTTTGTTTTCAGCTGTTCAAAGAATTAAAATGATATTTTTGTCCTATTTCCTTTTCCTTATTCTGAATTTTGTTTATTTTCAGTGAATTCTAATAGTTCTGACAATTGATATTATAGTATGAATATTTCATAATAGCAATGAAAGGAGACAATTAAACATGATAAAATGGACCATTCATACAGCTCTACTCATTGTACATTGCTTAGTCTGTCTACTATTTATTATATTATTTACACCAAATGCTTCATTACTTGATTATATTAATATCACTTTTTATATGGGAGCAGTTTATTTAATGATAGGGCTTTTACTTTATGTCATATCAAAAAAATTCTTTGATATAACAGCTTTAAGCTTTCGAAAAGTGTTTGCAAAAGTTAACAAACAGAAAAAATGGCAAAGTAGCTTTGAAGAATATGAATTACCATCTGATAGAGTCAATACCAATTGGGTGAATTTCTTTTCTATTCAAGGGGGATCACTTCTTGTGATTATGCTTATATTATTAATATTATATTATTAGACACGATAAGTATGTTATATTCTAATTAATCATAGGCATAGTAAAAGCCTCGGAACATTTCCAAGGCTGGCTTTTATTATTGGTTTGAAAGTATTATGTCTTCTTCGAATTATTCAAAATAATGAACAAGTGGCTATTCTGGAATATACGGTAAATCTAGATTTTCAGGAACGTTAATAACATGGGTATCGGTGTAAGCAAGGATCCCTTCCTTGCCATATTCACGCCCCATTCCAGATTGTTTTACACCGCCAAATGGGAAACGTACATCAAGTCCTTGAACAGCAGCTGTATTAATCATGGTAGTTCCGGCTTGTATATGCTTCGAAACTTCTATGGCATGTTCTTCTTTCCCCCAAACAGAACTAGTCAAGCCAAAAATACTGTCATTGGCAAGCTTAATCGCGTGTTTATCATTCTCAAAAGGTAAAATAGGTACTGTAGGACCAAATTGTTCTTCTACAACGATTGGGTCTTTTTGATCGGCACCTAAAACGACGGTAGGCTGCATGAAATAACCTTGTTCAAATAAATTTTGATCAAGAATCTTACCCAGTTTCACTACCTTAGCTCCATTTCCTTCAGCGTCATCAATTAAACTCTGCACATACTTTACTTGCTTCTGATTATTAACAGGACCAACCGTAACGTTCTTATCAAAAGGATCTCCAACCCTAATCCACTTATTAGCCGCCTCTATATACTTTTCAACAAATTGCTCATAAATCGATTGATCGACATAGATTCTTTTGGCAATCATACATATTTGTCCTGCAGTAAGGAAATTAGAAATAACTAGACGTCTCATTGCCCGATCATCATTTACATCAAAATCACTTAGGACAATGGCTGCATCATTTCCACCTAATTCTAACGTCATATGTTTAATTGTGTCAGCTGCTGACTTCATGATGTGTTTCGCTGTTTCCGTCCCGCCCGTAAAGGCAATCTTTGCTACTTTAGGATTTGATGTTAATTCGACACCAACCTCTGCTTCCCCATGGACCATGTTTAATACTCCTGGCGGAAATTCATTCGCTATTAATTCTATAACTTTACTTACCGCAAGTGGTGCTAAAGGACTTGGTTTCAATACCATCGTGTTTCCTGCTAACAATGCTGGTGCCACCTTAATAGTGGAAAGTGAGATTGGATAATTCCAAGGGGTGATAGCGGATACAACACCAATGGCATCTTTTGCGAGAATGGTCTTCCCATTATCGTGATCCTGCACTTCATCTTTTAAAACTTCCTTGACATTGTCACATGCATATTCCATCCACATTAATGAAACGCCGATTTCGCCTTCTGAATCATAAAGTGCTTTTCCATGCTCACGTGATAACAATTCTGCAATCTCAGGTGTGTTATTTTTGATTTTCTGAATCGCACTTCTCATGCGTTCCACCCGCTCATCAATAGGTGTTTCTCTCCAAGTGGTAAAGGTTTCATGTGCTACGTCAATGGCCTTTATTGTATCTTCCATTGTATTAATGGGGGCATAGCCAACAATTTCATCCGGATGTGCTGGATTTTCACGTGGTTCTTGTTTCTCGGTCCTATATGTTTCGCCATTTATAATAGCATCTATTTTAATCGGGTTTGTGGACATAGAATTGTTCTTCCTTTCTTTTAAGAATCTTATTTGTATGATACCCCGTACATAATAAGATAATGCATCATTTGGCTAATCCAGTAATGTCTTTTAATCAACATCTCTATGAGAATGAAAGCAATCTTTCAACTTGACCTAACAAATGGTATTATTATAGGGAATATTCGTACAATTATGTATTCTAGTAGGAAATTAAGAGGAAAAGTGTTTAAGTTAATGTGAGAAATTATTCAAAATATGTGATAGAATCAATTACATATAAAGCGAGACTTTCCCTCAGTGGGGTTTTTCCCCACTGAGGGGAAGCGAAACTTATCAGGGGGTTAGCTCACCTGATCCCCACTTAGATTGTTTGATATACTTAAACCTTGAAGTGAGGGTTTTACGCGGAAGATTAGCACCGTGAAAAAGTTTTTAGGAAATAAAGAGTTTTTTTAATTTTAAAATATACATATAGATTTATTGAGGTGAAGAAAGATGACAACAATTTTTTCAGGTATTCAACCAAGCGGTAGCCTAACATTAGGAAATTATTTAGGTGCGATGAAGCATTTTGTCGCATTACAAGAAGATAATCAGTGTTATTTCTGTGTGGTAGACGAGCATGCGATTACGGTCCCACAAGATAGATTGAAATTACGAGAAAATATTAAATCCCTTGCAGCATTATACATAGCTTCAGGAATAGATCCGGAAAAATCTGTACTTTTTATTCAATCTGAAGTTCCCGCGCATACACAATTGGGTTGGATGTTACAAACCGTTAGTTACATAGGTGAATTAGAGCGCATGACTCAATTCAAAGATAAATCCAAAGGTAAAGAAGCCGTATCTGCTGGTTTATTAACTTATCCACCGTTAATGGCTGCTGATATTCTGCTATATAATACCAATATCGTACCTGTTGGAGATGATCAAAAACAACACTTGGAATTGACACGAGATTTAGCTCAGCGTTTTAATCACCGCTTCAATGATATCTTTACGATTCCGGAAATTAGCATTCCAAAAGTTGGCGCACGTATCATGTCATTGCAAGAACCAACGAAAAAAATGAGTAAATCAGATGATAACCAGAAAGCTTCTATTTTTATGCTAGATACAGAAAAACAGATTGAGAAGAAAATTAAAAGTGCAGTTACAGACTCAGATGGTATTGTCACTTATGATAAAGAAAGCAAGCCAGGTATCAGTAATTTATTAACCATTTATGCAAGTTGTACAGGTGAATCAATTGATGAATTGGTACAAAAATATAAAGGCAAAGGCTATGGCGAATTCAAACAAGATACTGCAAATGCTGTAATTGAGGCATTACGTCCGATTCAAGAGCGTTATTACGAATTAATTGAATCAGAGGAATTGGATGATTTACTTGATCAAGGAGCTGACAAAGCCAACTTTGTTGCAAATAAAATGTTACGTAAAGCGAAAAAAGCAATGGGTCTAGGACGAGTGAAGAAAAAGAAATAATAACATAAAAAACCTTGGAGGCAACGATAAACTCCAAGGTTTTTTAATACTTTTTAAGATCGTAATGATTTGGTTGAATAAGGTTCGTGTTCCCTTTCCCATATATCTTCATAAAAAGCTTGGCCTTTAATAATTTGTTTGCAAAAAATCTCATGTTTTGTACTCCAGCCAGTTACTACATCCTGGTAAAGTTTTTCCCATGCTTCACTAAATGTCATTTTTTTAATCGAGTGATATTGGTCTGGCGTCCATTCTGTTAACCAGTATCTTACTTCTTCCAGACAATTAGCGACTTCTAATTGATCCAAAGCAATCATTAGTAATTGTTTTAATTGACGTTCTCTTCTTGTTAGTCCGACCATATATTCTGGTTGTAATGATAAAATGTGAAATTCTTTATCTGTTTGGTCAGGTATTGGATATGTCTTGGCTGTTCGTCCCTCAATCAGATCCAGTACTAACCGCTCTTGACGTGGAATTAATCTGCTTTTTCGAATGGGAATATGATATCCCATCGTATCAAATGCTAGTATCGATGAACCGTTCGTGATGACACAAGCATAGTCAAGCTGTTGTCGTTCTTGATTTTTCCGAATATATGCACGTTGATAAATTTGATCTAGCATAGATTGAGGTATATCTTGCAGATCGTTTTCAATGTATTGAAAGGTTTTGTCATCGATGAAGAGTATCGGAGCTTGATCTAGAATTTCAATACCATCTGACTTTCTCCATTCATGGAAAGAACATACATTATAGCCGTTTTCTTCTCCTTCAAACCAATTGACCCATACATCATGTAAATACAACATATGACGAACCCTCACTTTGACTAATCTGTTTATCAAACAGTATGACCAATACAGGATAATTTATTCTTTTCTTGTTATTATTTAACAGAAAAAAGTGTCATCTTTTGAACAGATATTCCCATAAAAATAAGGCCAAGGAGAAAAAAATAACATTCGATTTTTGCTTGGACAATGGCAAAATAATCAAGGAAAGACAATCCAGCCGGGATAAAATTCAGATAAAGAATAATCGATACTCCACCCGAAACAGACAACCCAAACCCAATCAAAAAAAGCAACACATATATCAACACAACCCGCCCCTTAACACTTTATACTCATTATATGTACAAGCCCATAATCTATGACAAAAGGTCGGGGTTAGATAGAGATACAGGGTAATCTTTTATTTTTTATATTTTTGTACAAACTGCTAATTCTACTGGGATGTCCCATAGTACTTAACCAAGCATCAGAATGATCATGAAAAAACAAAGAAGAGTTACTGCGCAGTTTATAAATATTGTGCATAGTTTATATTTTTGACAATAGAAAAAGGGACAGTGCTTCTGTCCCCCTTGATTAATATTATTGATATTTTTTGAATGCGAGTGTGACGTTGTGACCACCGAAGCCTAGTGAGTTGCTAATAGCAATGTTGATGTCTTGTTCAATCGCTTTGTTTGGTACGTAGTTGAGATCACATACTTCGTCTGGTGTTTCATAATTAATCGTTGGTGGTAGAATACCGTCCTGAATTGCTTTAACACATGCAATAGACTCAATGGCACCAGCAGCTCCTAATAAATGTCCTGTCATTGATTTCGTTGAGGAAACATTCATCTTGTAAGCATGCTCTTTGAAAACTGTTTTAATCGCTTGTGTTTCAAAAGAATCGTTGTATTCCGTACTCGTACCATGTGCATTTACATAGTCTACTTCGTTAGGAGATATTTCAGCATTCTCGAGTGCTTGCTGCATGGCACGTGCTGCTCCTTCTCCTTCCGGTGCTGGTGAGGTAATATGATGAGCATCACCAGACGCCCCATAACCTACAATCTCAGCATAAATCGTAGCACCTCGTTGTTTTGCAGATTCTAATGATTCTAGAATGAGAATACCTGCACCTTCACCCATTACAAATCCATCTCGGTTTTTATCGAAAGGTCTGCTTGCAGTGTTTGGATCATCATTGAAAGACAATGCTTTTGCTGTTGAGAAACCTGCAAAAGCCATTGGTGTTAATGGTGCTTCTGCTCCTCCTGTAATCATGTAATCAGCATCTCCACGTTCAATTACTTTATAAGCGTCTCCGATTGAGTTTGCTCCTGACGCACAGGCAGTTACGGAACAGTTGTTAATCCCTTTTGCACCTAGTTGAATTGATACCTGACCAGCAGCCATATCAGGAATTAGCATGGGTACGAAAAACGGGCTTACACGGCGATATCCTTTATCCATAAATTTCCTAAATTGTTCATCATATGTCGCCATACCACCAATACCAGAGCCAATCCAAACCCCAACACGATTAGCAATTTCATCCGTGATTTCAAGGTTGGCGTCTTCTACCGCCATTTTGGCAGCGCCTACTGCGTATTGTGTAAATAAATCCATACGTTTAGCATCTTTTTTCTCCATATATTCTGTTGGATCCCAATCTTTTACTTCTCCAGATACTTTAGCAGGAAAATCGTCTATATTGACTTTTGTCACATAATCGATTCCCGAAGTACCAGATTTCAAATGATCCCAAAATTTAGTGACGGTATTTCCCAAAGGTGTCACGGCACCCATACCAGTAATCACTACTCGATTTTTACTCATATCGATTCCTCCCTTTTTTTCTATTTACCCCATTTTAATGCAACAGCGCCCCAAGTTAAGCCTCCACCGAAACCTACTAAGACAACTAAATCATTATCCTTTATTTTACCGTTTTTTACACCTTCTGATAAAGCAATAGGTATTGATGCTGCAGAAGTGTTACCATATTTATTAACGTTAACCGCCATACGATCTTCTGCAATACCTAATCGCTGTCTAGCAGCTTCCATAATACGAATATTTGCTTGATGAGGAATTAAATAATCGACATCTTCTTTAGCATAACCTGCTTTCTCCACCACATGTACAGATGATTCAGGCATTTGTCGTACAGCGAATTTGAATACTTCTCTTCCATTCATAAATATATAATCATCATTTTGTGCTAAGTGCTGACCACCACTGCCATCCGCACCTAGTTCAAAAGATAGTACCCCTTTATCTTCACTGACAGGTCCCATTACAGCTGCACCTGCACCATCACCAAAAAGTACACACGTATTACGGTCGGCCCAATCAGTAATTTTAGATAATTTTTCAGCACCTACTATTAAGATATGTTTATATGCTTCGGTTTCGATAAATTGCTTTGCTGTAATCATACCGTACATGAAGCCTGCACAAGCGGCACTTATATCCATTGCAGCAGCTTTCTTAGCGCCCAATCGATCTTGCAATTTACAAGATACTGTCGGAAAGGGTTGATCTGGTGTAACGGTTGCG encodes:
- a CDS encoding beta-ketoacyl-ACP synthase III, encoding MKAGILGTGHYVPEKVLTNKDMEQIVETSDEWIRTRTGIEERRIAHDNEDTSDLAYKAAEQAIEEAGIKGEDLDLILVATVTPDQPFPTVSCKLQDRLGAKKAAAMDISAACAGFMYGMITAKQFIETEAYKHILIVGAEKLSKITDWADRNTCVLFGDGAGAAVMGPVSEDKGVLSFELGADGSGGQHLAQNDDYIFMNGREVFKFAVRQMPESSVHVVEKAGYAKEDVDYLIPHQANIRIMEAARQRLGIAEDRMAVNVNKYGNTSAASIPIALSEGVKNGKIKDNDLVVLVGFGGGLTWGAVALKWGK
- the opp3b gene encoding oligopeptide ABC transporter permease, giving the protein MVKYIFQRIIYMVITLFIIATATFFLMKLLPGSPFNDLGGKMTEAQEQLLMEKYGLDEPVPVQYAKYMAGMVQGDLGVSFQYDNRSVTDIILSRLGPSAHLGAQALIIGSLLGIILGMTAAIRHNTWWDYTSNVLAVIGISIPSFVFAGLLQYYLAVQWRLFPVSFWEGPIYTVLPTIALMIFPMAICARFMRSEMLEVLGSDYIELARAKGVSNNTIMFKHALRNALIPVITVLGPMTVSLMTGTLVIEQIFAVPGIGEQFVRSINTNDYPVIMGTTMLFSVMFIVVILIVDLLYGLIDPRIRITGGKD
- a CDS encoding DUF3899 domain-containing protein — translated: MIKWTIHTALLIVHCLVCLLFIILFTPNASLLDYINITFYMGAVYLMIGLLLYVISKKFFDITALSFRKVFAKVNKQKKWQSSFEEYELPSDRVNTNWVNFFSIQGGSLLVIMLILLILYY
- a CDS encoding DUF3603 family protein, yielding MLYLHDVWVNWFEGEENGYNVCSFHEWRKSDGIEILDQAPILFIDDKTFQYIENDLQDIPQSMLDQIYQRAYIRKNQERQQLDYACVITNGSSILAFDTMGYHIPIRKSRLIPRQERLVLDLIEGRTAKTYPIPDQTDKEFHILSLQPEYMVGLTRRERQLKQLLMIALDQLEVANCLEEVRYWLTEWTPDQYHSIKKMTFSEAWEKLYQDVVTGWSTKHEIFCKQIIKGQAFYEDIWEREHEPYSTKSLRS
- a CDS encoding peptide ABC transporter substrate-binding protein, translated to MRHNKWSLLVLAMILGLVLVACSSGSDSTEEEEKILNIAERSDIPTMDPIMTEDNVSTQWIDTVYEGLYRQAPGGEIVSGIAKMEETEVSEDGLTYTFHLREDAEWENGDPVTAQDFVYGWQRATNPDNGSFYGNYLMSGKIKNSEAIFAGEMDPEELGVSAPDDNTFVVELETPVAYFDSYVTNANFLPVHQEFLEEQGDDFSLSPDSILSNGPFKMTEWKSEEGWTVEKNESYWDAENVALDGISVKVIKDSDTQLSNYEVGDLDRVSLSGSQVSDNQTSPDYHSLTESSVFWLKMNQESVENSEYMENLNFRKALAKAFDNEAYVDVVYGNDSEPVDYFVPSNFVEHPETGEDFQTGNEELSYDVEAAQEYWEAAKEELGFDEVTLSFLSQDDDVAKNISEFMKTELEKNLEGLSIEANNVPWSRQLELMREKEYDLAVSGWGPDYKDAISFVDLWVTDGENNDVGYSNEEYDEIVKAVKGELANDPVARFEAMQEAEKIALEDAVISPIMQRKTSVLYKGNVKGLDQLNPYGNNYSYKYVDIE
- the fabF gene encoding beta-ketoacyl-ACP synthase II; amino-acid sequence: MSKNRVVITGMGAVTPLGNTVTKFWDHLKSGTSGIDYVTKVNIDDFPAKVSGEVKDWDPTEYMEKKDAKRMDLFTQYAVGAAKMAVEDANLEITDEIANRVGVWIGSGIGGMATYDEQFRKFMDKGYRRVSPFFVPMLIPDMAAGQVSIQLGAKGINNCSVTACASGANSIGDAYKVIERGDADYMITGGAEAPLTPMAFAGFSTAKALSFNDDPNTASRPFDKNRDGFVMGEGAGILILESLESAKQRGATIYAEIVGYGASGDAHHITSPAPEGEGAARAMQQALENAEISPNEVDYVNAHGTSTEYNDSFETQAIKTVFKEHAYKMNVSSTKSMTGHLLGAAGAIESIACVKAIQDGILPPTINYETPDEVCDLNYVPNKAIEQDINIAISNSLGFGGHNVTLAFKKYQ
- a CDS encoding aldehyde dehydrogenase family protein, which codes for MSTNPIKIDAIINGETYRTEKQEPRENPAHPDEIVGYAPINTMEDTIKAIDVAHETFTTWRETPIDERVERMRSAIQKIKNNTPEIAELLSREHGKALYDSEGEIGVSLMWMEYACDNVKEVLKDEVQDHDNGKTILAKDAIGVVSAITPWNYPISLSTIKVAPALLAGNTMVLKPSPLAPLAVSKVIELIANEFPPGVLNMVHGEAEVGVELTSNPKVAKIAFTGGTETAKHIMKSAADTIKHMTLELGGNDAAIVLSDFDVNDDRAMRRLVISNFLTAGQICMIAKRIYVDQSIYEQFVEKYIEAANKWIRVGDPFDKNVTVGPVNNQKQVKYVQSLIDDAEGNGAKVVKLGKILDQNLFEQGYFMQPTVVLGADQKDPIVVEEQFGPTVPILPFENDKHAIKLANDSIFGLTSSVWGKEEHAIEVSKHIQAGTTMINTAAVQGLDVRFPFGGVKQSGMGREYGKEGILAYTDTHVINVPENLDLPYIPE
- the trpS gene encoding tryptophan--tRNA ligase — translated: MTTIFSGIQPSGSLTLGNYLGAMKHFVALQEDNQCYFCVVDEHAITVPQDRLKLRENIKSLAALYIASGIDPEKSVLFIQSEVPAHTQLGWMLQTVSYIGELERMTQFKDKSKGKEAVSAGLLTYPPLMAADILLYNTNIVPVGDDQKQHLELTRDLAQRFNHRFNDIFTIPEISIPKVGARIMSLQEPTKKMSKSDDNQKASIFMLDTEKQIEKKIKSAVTDSDGIVTYDKESKPGISNLLTIYASCTGESIDELVQKYKGKGYGEFKQDTANAVIEALRPIQERYYELIESEELDDLLDQGADKANFVANKMLRKAKKAMGLGRVKKKK
- the opp3C gene encoding oligopeptide ABC transporter permease translates to MDNQNKQYDPEKFKQVHLKDDISEELSRPQLSYWKDAWLRLGKNKGAISGLVVLAFIILLAFVGPWLNDYSFDGADYDAAYMPPKVKGLEWMGLDGMQTYEVEGTSEQDAIDRGLEGYEIEEQYIQNTDIVLTPEESENGYYTVAMEVDVYAAKGYDEEYFWFGTDSMGRDLWTRIWRGTQISLYIGFLAAMIDMVIGVLYGGVSGYYGGRTDNIMQRIIEVLSGIPNLVVVILMIMLLNPGIIAITIALTITGWIGMARIVRGQVLKLKNQEFILAARTLGANDKRILMKHLIPNVTSVIIINTMFTIPSAIFFEAFLSFIGLGLQPPFASLGTLIDTAFDDYRVYPYMLLYPAVIISLLMIGFNILADGLRDALDPKMRK